CAGTGATGACGTTCGATGGAAACAACGAAATTGAAATCACAGCCAAGTTGGATGGGCTCTCGAAAAAACGCTATCAAGTGTACTTGAAAGTAGGTGAGATTGAGTTTGCCAATCGCAAACTTGTGGGAGTTGGGTCTTGTGGGGAGGAACAGCCCGCTGTCTTTTTGGGCAAAGTCTATTATGACGAAAAAGTGACGGGAATTTCTCCACGCGCCTTATCTCCAGTATCAATACATCAAAAGCAAAACGCTCCATTTGTGCAGCGGACCCGCAATAATATCATCATCCATAACGGCGACAAGCGCTATCGCGCAAACGGCGCGGGCGTTCAGTAATTGTTTGATATACGTACGAAAAAGTCCCGACCATCAGTCGGGACTTTTCAAACTTCAATTTTATGTAACAAACTTTAATTGCTTACTTGTTTGTCCAGCGGAGCGAAGCCTTCTGGGTACCTTGACGGATAACCATCGTGTAGGATCCGTTGGGGAGGCTCTTGAGGCTGATGGAGTGGCTTCCAGCACTGTAAATGTCAGATTGCTGCATCACGTTTACACCGAGAGCGTCATAAACGTCCAGCTTCACAATGCCTGTATTCTTGGTCGTGAATTGGAGCGTCGTGCCCATCATGCTTGCCTTGAGACCGTTTGCAATCTTGTGAACCGGCTTGATGGAAGTCTGCGGATTGATGAATGCATTGTATTCTTCAAGGTTTACCGCGGCAGATTGGTCGCCGATAATGAATGTGACTGTGCGGACAAGAGAGTCTTCTGTTGCTGTTTCAGGAGCATGAGCCGTGATTGCTACAATTGCATTCTGGTTGCCAGCGATAAAACCGGTGCCATTTTTCGTGATGTATGCAGATGTTGGCAGACCGTTGTAAGTGTAGGTAACCGGAGTTTCGCTAATAGTTGCATCCGGAAGGCCTTTATCAGAAACGGCGCCTAGAGCGATTTTTTGGTCTTTGAACATGCTATGGATACGGGGGAGCGCCTTCTTGTAGGTGATTTCGAACGTGTCTTGCATAGCACGGAACCCTGTGACGGCCGGTGCCGATGCTACGATTTTAGTCGTTCCGAATGTCTTGAAGTGCAACATCCACACTTGTTTGCCTTTTTGTGCATTAGAGCATTTGGTGGTGTTTGAACAAACGGCTTTGCTTACAGAAATGATGCTCGGGTCTAGCGATGTGAGCGTGAATTTGGAACCTTGGATGGTCTTGTCTTCCATGGTCAAGATGTAGTCGAGATTTCCGTCTCCATCGAAGTCGAGTGCTTGTGCGGTCCCTCCTGATACAGTTTTACATGAGTTAGAGTAGGTGCAGTAGAGTTCTTCGAGGTTCGTGATGCTCTGGCCTGCGATTTCTTTGATGGTCACGACAGACTGGGAACCGTCATTACCCGTAAAAATGGCAAAACCGTAATCGCTCACGATGATATCGCTGCCAGATACGGAGGCCACTTTTTCGTTGCTAGAAGTATAAGTACAGCCGGACTTGAGAACTCCAGAAATCTTGCCGTCGGTCTGCTTTGCGGTCGTTGCCTTGAAGGAGCAACTGCCGCTCTTGCCTTTAACGAGGGAGTCGGCCCAAGAACGAGCGTTCTTGGTGAGGTAGCTCTTGATAATGTTTCCCGAGGTGGTGTAAGTGGCTGCATCGAGGGCGGCTGCAGTGATGAGTGACTTTTCACCAGCGAAGATAGCGGACTTTTCGCTCTTCTGGTCTACATCGGAAGTCTGCTGACGCAAACTCCAGTTGCAGTTCGGAATCTGTTTCTGGTCCATGTAAGATGTCCATTCGCTTGTGGCGTTTTCGTTCGGATTGCCGTCGCCGTCAGCGTTTGTGGTACCCCATTCGCTGATGAATACAGGGTATCCAGCGTTAAGAGTTTG
This DNA window, taken from Fibrobacter succinogenes, encodes the following:
- a CDS encoding cellulase family glycosylhydrolase, translating into MKLTKLLTSILAATAISAFAADASTATPKKVGPVSYYGALHTSGNKIVGAKNNQQAMLRGVSLFWSDATGLSYYNPTVISWAVDNLKIDVFRYAMGIEYYDSDGGTKNKLDDQTSYAKSPEGQLSTIDRMVKAAIENDVYIIIDWHSHRAHSETSLAKTFFETISKKYKDVPNVIYEIYNEPVDGSGGNWSAIKGYANTISSAIRNNTQNLIIVGTPSWSQNPQNGASDPVNSTNIAYVLHFYAATHSKGSFSGRIDQTLNAGYPVFISEWGTTNADGDGNPNENATSEWTSYMDQKQIPNCNWSLRQQTSDVDQKSEKSAIFAGEKSLITAAALDAATYTTSGNIIKSYLTKNARSWADSLVKGKSGSCSFKATTAKQTDGKISGVLKSGCTYTSSNEKVASVSGSDIIVSDYGFAIFTGNDGSQSVVTIKEIAGQSITNLEELYCTYSNSCKTVSGGTAQALDFDGDGNLDYILTMEDKTIQGSKFTLTSLDPSIISVSKAVCSNTTKCSNAQKGKQVWMLHFKTFGTTKIVASAPAVTGFRAMQDTFEITYKKALPRIHSMFKDQKIALGAVSDKGLPDATISETPVTYTYNGLPTSAYITKNGTGFIAGNQNAIVAITAHAPETATEDSLVRTVTFIIGDQSAAVNLEEYNAFINPQTSIKPVHKIANGLKASMMGTTLQFTTKNTGIVKLDVYDALGVNVMQQSDIYSAGSHSISLKSLPNGSYTMVIRQGTQKASLRWTNK